The following nucleotide sequence is from Citrus sinensis cultivar Valencia sweet orange chromosome 6, DVS_A1.0, whole genome shotgun sequence.
CTTAGTTTGTGattaaaattagtaattatagACACCTCCTAGCTGGTCTACTCCCTTTTATTTAGGTATTCTAAGTTTCAGGTACTCAATTTTGACCCTATGTTgaagattatttttcttattcttgtgTTAATTACTAACTGAGAAGGACCGAGATTTACATGTTTATTTGGCCtccttatattattattatttttttacagaaTTAATGATGGTAATTGTGATTCACTTGCAGCGTGCAGGTTTGGAGCTGATGGATATGATGGCTATGTACCAAGAAGGAGCCTATGAGCGCCTTTGCAGGTAAAGCTATATTATGATGGCTATCAGTGCTATATGTTTttcggggaaaaaaaaatacacatgcACTGCTTTGGCTTCTTAGAACTTAAGTTCAGTTTTTCCAGATAAACAATCTGATGGTACTTTAATCTTCATGTAGTTTTCTTTTAGTCCCACTCTTGCTCTGTGGTCTATTACTGAATTTCCAGATACCAGCTTTTGGGGAAGCTTTTGCCTTTTGTAAATCAAATTATGATTTACGTAATTTGTTAATCTTTTATCCAACAGTTATTTGCTTCTATGGTATCTGAACAGATTATATGTAATATGTATTTCGTTCCTTTCTCCTAGGTGGGTTCAGGCAGAGTGTAGGAAACTGGGTGACACTGAGAATCCTGAAGTTGGTGAACTTTTGAAAACAGCAGTTCGATGTCTCAAGGAGAGGCCTGTCCttttcaagtattgtgcagaagaggtgattctttttctttctaagcTTAGTATTAATAACTAAACTATATTTTTTCTAGAAGCTCTTATATGACTTCACTGATTATACAGGTAGCGAATATGAGGCATAATGCATTATTCAGACGATTCTTAAGTGCTCTTACACGTGGAGGGCCCGGCGGACTGCCAAGACCTATAGAAGTGCATGCTCATGACCCCTTACGATATGTAGGAGACATGCTGGGGTGGTTACATCAGGTGTGATGCAGGCCTTTTTTGATGGATTTAACTTTGATCTTCTGATATAGCTGAGTACTTTTCTACATCCGTGAATGAACTTttactgtattttttttatatgttgcTGTCTAAGCAGGCACTGGCATCTGAACGGGAGCTTGTGCTAGGGTTACTTGATCCAGATGTAGGAGATACTGGGTTAACTGCCAGCCAATTTTCCAAGAGCCAGAATGGATCTGGAAAGACTGATTCAGACCTGACATTTGTTCTGGATAGAATTTTTGAAGGAGTTTGTCGGCCATTTAAAGTGAGGGTTGAGCAAGTTTTGCAATCTCAACCCAGTCTTATAATCTCATATAAACTCAGTAATACCCTGGAGTTTTACAGCTATACCGTGAGTCGAGCTCTATTCCTCTTGTATTCGCTGTTCTCTGCTATGCTCTCTTTTGTCCAACTGTTTGTTGTTTTCTGTAGATATCAGATTTACTTGGGAGGGAAACAGCCCTATGTAATACTCTTTGGGTGCTGAAGGAAGCTGCTcaaaaaacatattttgacATTCTGAAAAGTAGAGGAGAAAAGCTTTTACGGTACCCTCCCCTCGTTGCTGCTGACCTTTCTCCGCCTACAGCTGTGAGGGATGGAGTTTCTGTGCTGCTTGAAATAATTGAGACCCATAACAGTACAATGGTTCCTGTGTCAAGAGAAACGCCTGATTTCAATCTGGTTATATCTGCTTTGCTGGATCCTATTATCCAGGTATATTTGTGTTTCGTATTAATTCTCTCAGTTGCATTATATTTAGTGTCAAACTACTTTTGGCCGATTGACAATGGAAAATTTTGGAACAACAATGTTTTGTGCTGCAATCAGGTCTTTGTAATAGAAATGCGGTGCTTTTTGCCTAGGGAGTTGGGAAGAAGGATAAAGAGGTTTCACTATAAACCTTCGAATTGTAACATTTACCTTTGAAATGAGAACtgaatgttttctttttattttagctcTAGTTAAACTCATTCTGAATTTTATATGGGCTGACTAAAGTCAGGCCTTTGTAAAACTTCTTGTTAAACCGTGCTGGTGTTCCTTGTGAAAAATTGTACCAACTCttcttttccaaaatttagCAAAGcagataaaaattcatttttcttgctaGAATTTAGAAATGATGTCAAATCCGTTCCTTCTATTTGCAGATGTGTGAACAAGCAGCAGAAGCACACAAGTCCAAGGGGGCCGGTCACTCATCGAGAAGAAGACTGAGTTCTGACTCAGGCAATGTGAGTAAATCATCAGTCGATGCAATATTGTCGAACAGCAGCTCCACCCCATCCTCGCAGGTTTGTCCTTACTTGTTTTGTTGCTTTTATCAATGATAATTTTGGGATAattttagttactattaaATTGCAGGTTTTACTAGATATGtccttaaaatattttgagccATACTTATAGAAATCattgcccaaaaaaaaaaaaaacactaatgGCCCAATAGTTAGGATCCAATCTGTTTTTGTGTATGGTGTGATGGAGTTAAGGCTTTAATCTTTGCGCGTGTGTAAATGCTTGATTGTTTTTGCATTCTAATCCCCTAAATGTTTTTTAGCAGAGTAACGAGACCCCTTCTAAGATATTCCTCATCAACTGCTTATGTGCAATCCAACAACCATTGATTGGGCATGAAGTTGCTGCTGAATATGTTAAGAACCTTGGATCAATGATAGATAATCACTTGCGAATTCTTGTGGATAAAGAAGTTGATACCATTTTAAGAAGATGCGGCTTGTTGCCGAAGATGCGTCATTTCCGTAGCAAGGAGGTTAGCCTTCCTCTGGCAGAGATAGAAGACACTTCTCCAACATCTCTTTCGGAGTGTTTAAAGGCATTCTTTGGGCTTGTTTTGGGAAGTGAGAGTTCTCTGCCTGAATTTGAGTTATTGCAGGTCCCAAAATTGCGTTCTGAAGCTTGTATCCAGGTGGCCAGGTCACTTGCTGAAGCTTATGAGCAAATTTACCAGGCAATTATGGACCCCAAGAATGGCCATCCAGACCCCAAGTCCCTAGCTAGACATCCTCCAGATCAAATAAGGACCATTTTGGGAATATGAGGTTGAGTTTTTCACTTTTGGGAGTTAAatacttgtaatttttaatttttgtaattaaatagGAAATATCTTCATAGCAGTTCAGCGTCACATAGGCATGTTGATGAGTCGCTACCCAAGTGAACAGAAAAGGAGATattacatttatattttttttgtttttgaactGTTTGTTGCTGTAAGTGAAATAATATGTCATCATTACCGTGTGAATTCTTTTTAGGTTAATGTGCTTTCTTTTGCCCAAGGGACTGGGGGTTTGCGCGGGTTTGGATAAAGGAAACAGGGCACAGATATGTCCTCCTTCCCCCcactcccccccccccccccttctcTAAGCTACATTTCAAAAACAAGAGAGAACAAACAGTAGACAACTAAATGAATTTTGGATTCAAAATGGTTCTCACTTTCATTAAACAGAAATGTTTCAAACCTTTGCAGAATCCAGTCTGTTATTGAAACAAATGAAGACGAGGACTAAGGCTCTGAAAACTTCTTCAAAGACTAGAGGAAGAAAGTGAAGGCACAACATAATCAACGACAACGACACCGTCTAAATAATCCTTCACCTTCTGCTTCTGCAGATTCACCAGCTCCTCATTCGAATCCGCTTCCTCCATCTCTTTCACGCTCTTAAAAACCGCAATGGAAGCAATCGAGAAACCCTTGGCTCGGgcagaaaaattttctccGCTAGTAATTTGCTGAATTCCCCCAAAACTCTCCTTAATTCCCTTTATCACCCCATATATCTCATTCTTCGCATCCTCCCCAACACCGTCCTTCAATTTCAAAAACGAGACTCTCACAGCTGACCCCGGAGGTAAGACAATCGGATCGGGAGTTTGATCAGCCTCCCAATCAACGGCCATGATGTCCTTGCAGATCGGCAGCACTGACTCTTTGACCGCGCCCATGTGGTCGGGGTGTTGAGAGTAAGTGTCGAGGTCCTCTTTGGAGCTGTAGCGGCTGTGGAGCATGTGAGTGAAGGTGAAGAGAGATGAACCGTTTCGGAGGACCGGACCGCAGGCTAGGTGTCGGACCGGGTCGAGTGTGACCAGGCCGTTGAGGTTGTTGATCATGGTGTCCACTTTTGACGGGTCGGTCTCGGATTTGACCTTGAAAAGGACGACGTGCTCGATGGTCTTTGACATATTCGCTTCGACGGAGAATCTGAATGACTGGGGTTTTTTCAGGCGTTTGGGCGGTGAGAAAGTTCGACAAAGTGGCGAGAAAAACAGCGGGCGTGATTTGAGTGCAAGGCCAAACATATTAATTGATCTTCTGAGTTGAGTGTGTGATTGAACAACTGCCCAAGCAAATTGCAGGattcttttagttttgttttGAGAAATGTTGCACGCGCTACAGCCGCGTGGTTTctgtttactttttgggttCTAAAAAATGGGCCTCTGAATTTTTAGGAGGGCTGGTCTGGACCATTAGAAAATTTGTTATATGCATGTGGAAGTTTGTGAAACTTAAGAATAAGATTCTGTCACAACATAGTCTACATATCTACATATCCGGTTTAAGACGAGCTGAATCTACTCCAATGTTATGATTACCGATTAGTAATCGAAAATgagttaaaattgaaataaactGAAAATCGAAATGAAggattagaattaaaataaattgtttactttaATCATAGGAGTTACATCTACTTTAATGTTGCGTTTATCAATTGGTAATTATAATGAGTTAGAATTAGAATGAATGAGAATCTAAATGAGGAATGAAAATTAGAATTACTTATTTGCTTTAGCCGTAGGAATCgaaatagatttttataagTTGTTAAAATGACTTTAGttgattgttttaatttataataattgtaattattattgttgttattcaAAATAACGGCTACTACTAGCAGTAGCAGTAGAGTAGTagtggtaataataataatttaattgagaataaagatggaattatgaaatttgggatgAGAAGTTAATTTCCAACCCTCATGGAAATTAAGTTTTTGTAGCTTAATATCAAAAACATTTAGGCctcacttatttttatttctattcctacttctattttaataagCAAATAcgattaattattgtgattctGATTCTTTAATTTCACAAGTCAACACACCATATAAATTTGGGTATATATTCTTAGGAACGAgggaaggaagaaaaataaaattttgatggttAGTATCATGACTTTGGGCAATTCAGACAGACATGCCATTGTAGATGAGTTGCTTTCACGTGAATAcataaaagaaagagaaattccatttttcttttgaaaaatttgttgCTACCtatgtaataataatcaaagtTACCATGATGCATTTGGATTAAGGTGCTTCCTGGGACAGTATAGCATGGGTTAGGAGTTTGCTTCTCTAACTTTTGAAAATCTTACAtctttataagttttattattGATGCACAGAATTGTGTTTAgattattaaatcaaatcattTGTCCCTATTGATGACTTTGTTTATACGTGTAGACATTGAAGAGTGCTATTTTTCAAGGAAGTACAATAGACAGTGAGGCATATAATCCACTGGGAGAAATTAGATTATTAGATTGAAATCGTGCACCAAGTATATACGAAGAAATTAGATTACCACACAACCAGCAGTTTTGAACTAGTCATGAGTATATTTaccttttatatatatggagTCTCTTTAGTAATAAACAACATGCATTTTTACTTGGATTCTTCTAGAGATGAATTATCAAACTTTTCATTAAGGTACTGCAACAAAATTATCACAATAGCAGCTAAAGAATTTTGccacattaattaatatgtaacATTTACTcaatcaatttttcatttaagacCTAGAACttcctcaagttcattaaCGCAGTGCAGCATGCCATCACCGTCGGGTTGAGAGGCTCTGAAGGAGGAAGGTATTGAGAGGGTTAGGGCCATTGCGAGTGCATGCGCCGTCTAAGCAAGAGGGGAGTActctattttctatttaatatgTCAAACCTAACTTTGTCGAGACTTAATAATATCATGGGTCAATTAAACACGACTgtttataattgaaaatagcAAATTACATCCATCACAACCGTATTCTAGCTAGCTAGAGATTCTAGACGCCACTCGCATATGATGGCTTCACATAGATATAGATTCCACTGTCCACGTAATTAAACATGATTCATGTCAAGAAACATACACACTATTATTAAGATTTAAGAGTCTTTGTGGACCCGCGCTTCATTTCCATCTGCCATTGTCAacaataattaagttaattaagaCTGCTGGAAGCTTGGGCGAAGAAATTTTTACGAGCGTTATTCCACGTGATTCATGACAGCCATATCGAAATCCGGTCTCGCTAGGATTTTCTTCTAATCATATGCAGATAAACTTGTCCCGAGTTTACTTGTATTGGCACGGCAGTTAATTAGTAGAAAGGAACGTATACCTAATTCATTCTTAGTTATTCACATCATGTTGAAACATTCACAAAATTGGTAGTTACTTTAAATTTCTCTATactattttcatatatattgtcattaattaattaattatactacTTACTttgaatgtaaaaaatataaattagtatcctctcataatttaaattctctcctaaacttttaatttttttccccctttcaAGTAATGCATTTTGTCTCTCTCTAAATGAT
It contains:
- the LOC102608825 gene encoding conserved oligomeric Golgi complex subunit 6, with the protein product MALAPGLSRKLKKVLESRTETPDLLASLKTLSTFYEDNTPHARRNLRSTIEKRALSINLDFLQASSAAQQALDQVEEEVNSLAECCDRIEKALNSCNATTGNIIETTERLKRDLDVNTQRQEIVSCFLRDYQLSNEEINALRDEDLDESFFKALAHVQEIHANCKVLLRTHHQRAGLELMDMMAMYQEGAYERLCRWVQAECRKLGDTENPEVGELLKTAVRCLKERPVLFKYCAEEVANMRHNALFRRFLSALTRGGPGGLPRPIEVHAHDPLRYVGDMLGWLHQALASERELVLGLLDPDVGDTGLTASQFSKSQNGSGKTDSDLTFVLDRIFEGVCRPFKVRVEQVLQSQPSLIISYKLSNTLEFYSYTISDLLGRETALCNTLWVLKEAAQKTYFDILKSRGEKLLRYPPLVAADLSPPTAVRDGVSVLLEIIETHNSTMVPVSRETPDFNLVISALLDPIIQMCEQAAEAHKSKGAGHSSRRRLSSDSGNVSKSSVDAILSNSSSTPSSQSNETPSKIFLINCLCAIQQPLIGHEVAAEYVKNLGSMIDNHLRILVDKEVDTILRRCGLLPKMRHFRSKEVSLPLAEIEDTSPTSLSECLKAFFGLVLGSESSLPEFELLQVPKLRSEACIQVARSLAEAYEQIYQAIMDPKNGHPDPKSLARHPPDQIRTILGI
- the LOC102609115 gene encoding stress-response A/B barrel domain-containing protein UP3 → MFGLALKSRPLFFSPLCRTFSPPKRLKKPQSFRFSVEANMSKTIEHVVLFKVKSETDPSKVDTMINNLNGLVTLDPVRHLACGPVLRNGSSLFTFTHMLHSRYSSKEDLDTYSQHPDHMGAVKESVLPICKDIMAVDWEADQTPDPIVLPPGSAVRVSFLKLKDGVGEDAKNEIYGVIKGIKESFGGIQQITSGENFSARAKGFSIASIAVFKSVKEMEEADSNEELVNLQKQKVKDYLDGVVVVDYVVPSLSSSSL